Proteins encoded together in one Procambarus clarkii isolate CNS0578487 chromosome 11, FALCON_Pclarkii_2.0, whole genome shotgun sequence window:
- the LOC138363446 gene encoding nuclear cap-binding protein subunit 2-like isoform X2, producing the protein MTASVDLSSYRDQHFKGSRSDQERLLRNSTTLYVGNLSFYTTEEQLYELFGRGGDVKRIVMGLDKFKKTPCGFCFVEYFTREDAEMCMRYINGTRLDDRIVRTDWDAGFIEGRQYGRGKSGGQVRDEYRTDYDSGRGGYGKIVQQKILPKIP; encoded by the exons GGTTCGCGTTCAGATCAGGAGCGTCTGTTACGCAACTCCACCACACTATACGTTGGCAACCTGTCCTTTTACACCACCGAAGAGCAGCTCTATGAATTGTTTGGGCGTGGAGGAGATGTAAAACGCATTGTAATGGGCCTTGACAAATTTAAGAAGACACCATGTGGCTtctgctttgttgaatatttcacCAG AGAGGACGCTGAGATGTGTATGCGTTATATCAATGGAACTCGGTTGGATGATCGTATAGTGCGAACTGACTGGGATGCTGGCTTTATTGAAGGACGACAGTATGGCCGAGGCAAGAGCGGTGGTCAG GTCCGCGATGAGTATCGAACAGATTACGACAGTGGGCGAGGCGGTTATGGAAAAATTGTCCAGCAAAAGATCCTCCCAAAAATACCATAA